One part of the Brevundimonas subvibrioides ATCC 15264 genome encodes these proteins:
- a CDS encoding SGNH/GDSL hydrolase family protein, with protein MKAGINAVTAALVVGIGIGLVLTPDGRAWLRRPTLMLGAAANASAGPGPGQPAAPPVVAPVLPTLTPLQEKAARGSLRIGVFGDSMGDGLWTALYRDLRAQPGVTVTKFSEVSTGLSRYDYVDIQAKTARQIAEQPVDVAVILFGTNDAQGISMDGEIHDFGTEGWKVAYARRVDDLVAMLRGRDIAVYWVGLPKMKRAGFDAKMALINGVVSARMAALGVPYIETESLTENADGEYDAYLPETGTGRRRLMRANDGIHMSMAGYLRIAEPVAARLKRDAGLDAPVVPTAPAAGV; from the coding sequence GTGAAGGCGGGCATCAATGCCGTGACAGCCGCGCTGGTCGTGGGCATCGGGATCGGGCTGGTCCTGACGCCGGACGGTCGCGCCTGGCTGCGCCGTCCGACCCTGATGCTCGGTGCAGCGGCCAATGCCTCGGCCGGGCCGGGACCCGGCCAGCCCGCGGCCCCGCCCGTGGTCGCACCCGTCCTGCCCACACTGACGCCCCTGCAGGAGAAGGCCGCGCGCGGCAGCCTGCGCATCGGCGTGTTCGGCGATTCCATGGGCGACGGATTGTGGACCGCGCTGTATCGCGATCTCCGCGCGCAGCCGGGCGTCACGGTGACCAAGTTCAGCGAGGTCTCGACCGGGCTGAGCCGCTACGACTACGTCGACATCCAGGCCAAGACGGCGCGCCAGATCGCCGAACAGCCGGTCGACGTGGCGGTGATCCTGTTCGGCACCAACGATGCCCAGGGCATCAGCATGGATGGCGAGATCCACGATTTCGGCACCGAGGGCTGGAAGGTCGCCTATGCCCGACGGGTCGACGACCTGGTGGCGATGCTGCGGGGCCGGGACATCGCGGTCTACTGGGTCGGCCTGCCCAAGATGAAGCGCGCCGGGTTCGATGCGAAGATGGCCCTGATCAACGGGGTCGTGTCGGCGCGGATGGCAGCGCTGGGCGTGCCCTATATCGAGACCGAAAGCCTGACCGAGAACGCGGACGGCGAGTATGACGCCTATCTGCCCGAGACGGGCACGGGTCGGCGGCGGCTGATGCGGGCCAACGACGGGATCCACATGTCGATGGCGGGCTATCTGCGGATCGCCGAGCCGGTCGCCGCGCGGCTGAAGCGCGATGCGGGGCTCGACGCACCGGTCGTGCCGACCGCGCCCGCCGCCGGGGTGTGA
- a CDS encoding GDSL-type esterase/lipase family protein, translating to MIRTALIAAGALAVAGASGAQERPYAPLPSPVSATCANGLCQPGALASLFTALARPGRPVRIVQFGDSHTAGGDIAASLMWRLRGRFEEREIALSAQGEVGATLNAMAGTEPLLAPGDGTPDLVVIAYGTNEGFDDLLDPAAYETLLRGQITRVRQAAPGASILILGAPEAMRGDGGGTCPGDVEQRWKAPAMLSVVRDVQHRVAASTGVAFWDWKGRMGGDCSAFALTQGDTPLMRGDHVHFTGPGGDWIGSLLFADLMTAYDRRGF from the coding sequence GTGATCCGGACAGCCCTGATCGCTGCGGGTGCGCTGGCCGTCGCGGGCGCGTCAGGCGCGCAGGAGCGTCCCTATGCGCCCCTGCCGTCGCCGGTCAGCGCCACCTGTGCCAACGGCCTGTGTCAGCCCGGGGCGCTTGCGTCCCTTTTCACGGCCCTGGCTCGGCCCGGACGACCCGTGCGCATCGTGCAGTTCGGCGACAGCCATACGGCGGGGGGCGACATCGCGGCCTCGCTGATGTGGCGGCTGCGCGGGCGGTTCGAGGAGCGCGAGATCGCCCTCAGCGCTCAGGGCGAGGTCGGCGCGACCCTGAACGCCATGGCCGGGACCGAACCCCTGCTGGCACCCGGGGACGGGACGCCGGACCTCGTCGTGATCGCCTATGGCACCAACGAGGGGTTCGACGATCTGCTGGACCCGGCCGCCTATGAGACCCTGCTGCGGGGCCAGATCACGCGGGTGAGGCAGGCGGCTCCGGGGGCATCGATCCTGATCCTCGGGGCCCCCGAGGCGATGCGCGGGGACGGCGGGGGGACCTGTCCCGGCGACGTCGAGCAGCGCTGGAAGGCCCCGGCCATGCTGTCCGTGGTGCGGGATGTGCAGCACCGGGTCGCCGCGTCGACGGGCGTCGCGTTCTGGGACTGGAAAGGCCGCATGGGGGGAGACTGTTCGGCCTTTGCCCTGACGCAGGGCGACACGCCCCTGATGCGCGGCGATCATGTGCATTTCACCGGGCCCGGCGGGGACTGGATCGGGTCGCTGCTTTTCGCCGACCTGATGACGGCCTACGACCGGCGGGGCTTCTGA